A stretch of Gallus gallus isolate bGalGal1 chromosome 2, bGalGal1.mat.broiler.GRCg7b, whole genome shotgun sequence DNA encodes these proteins:
- the TUBB2A gene encoding tubulin beta-1 chain-like, translating into MREIVHIQAGQCGNQIGAKFWEVISDEHGIDPTGSYHGDSDLQLERINVYYNEAAGNKYVPRAILVDLEPGTMDSVRSGPFGQIFRPDNFVFGQSGAGNNWAKGHYTEGAELVDSVLDVVRKESESCDCLQGFQLTHSLGGGTGSGMGTLLISKIREEYPDRIMNTFSVMPSPKVSDTVVEPYNATLSVHQLVENTDETYCIDNEALYDICFRTLKLTTPTYGDLNHLVSATMSGVTTCLRFPGQLNADLRKLAVNMVPFPRLHFFMPGFAPLTSRGSQQYRALTVPELTQQMFDSKNMMAACDPRHGRYLTVAAIFRGRMSMKEVDEQMLNVQNKNSSYFVEWIPNNVKTAVCDIPPRGLKMSATFIGNSTAIQELFKRISEQFTAMFRRKAFLHWYTGEGMDEMEFTEAESNMNDLVSEYQQYQDATADEQGEFEEEGEEDEA; encoded by the exons ATGCGTGAGATCGTGCACATCCAGGCCGGGCAGTGCGGCAACCAGATCGGCGCCAAG ttctgGGAGGTCATCAGCGATGAGCACGGCATCGACCCCACCGGCAGCTACCACGGCGACAGCgacctgcagctggagaggatCAACGTGTACTACAATGAAGCTGCCG GTAACAAGTACGTCCCCCGTGCCATCCTGGTTGACCTGGAGCCCGGCACGATGGACTCAGTGCGCTCCGGCCCCTTTGGACAGATCTTCCGACCCGACAACTTTGTCTTTG GTCAGAGCGGGGCCGGCAACAACTGGGCCAAGGGGCACTACACGGAGGGCGCTGAGCTGGTGGACTCTGTGCTGGATGTGGTGAGGAAGGAGTCGGAAAGCTGCGACTGCCTGCAGGGCTTCCAGTTGACCCACTCGCTGGGCGGCGGCACCGGCTCGGGGATGGGCACCCTCCTCATCAGCAAGATCCGCGAGGAGTACCCCGACCGCATCATGAACACGTTCAGCGTCATGCCCTCCCCCAAGGTGTCGGACACGGTGGTGGAGCCCTACAATGCCACCCTTTCTGTGCACCAGCTGGTGGAGAACACGGACGAGACCTACTGCATCGACAACGAGGCCCTGTACGACATCTGCTTCCGCACCCTGAAGCTCACCACTCCCACGTACGGGGACCTCAACCACCTGGTGTCGGCCACCATGAGCGGCGTGACCACCTGCCTTCGCTTCCCCGGCCAGCTGAACGCCGACCTGCGCAAGCTGGCGGTCAACATGGTGCCTTTCCCCCGGCTGCACTTCTTCATGCCGGGCTTCGCCCCGCTGACGAGCCGCGGCAGCCAGCAGTACCGAGCCCTGACGGTGCCCGAGCTGACGCAGCAGATGTTCGACTCCAAGAACATGATGGCCGCCTGCGACCCCCGCCACGGCCGCTACCTGACGGTGGCTGCCATCTTCCGAGGCCGCATGTCCATGAAGGAGGTGGACGAGCAGATGCTGAACGTGCAGAACAAGAACAGCAGCTACTTTGTGGAGTGGATCCCCAACAACGTGAAGACGGCCGTCTGCGACATCCCCCCGCGTGGCCTCAAGATGTCCGCCACCTTCATCGGCAACAGCACGGCCATCCAGGAGCTCTTCAAGAGGATCTCGGAGCAGTTCACGGCCATGTTCCGGCGCAAGGCCTTCTTGCACTGGTACACCGGCGAGGGCATGGATGAGATGGAGTTCACCGAGGCGGAGAGCAACATGAACGACCTGGTCTCAGAGTACCAGCAATACCAGGATGCCACCGCTGATGAGCAGGGTGAATttgaagaggaaggagaggaggatgaggcATGA